In a genomic window of Maricaulis maris MCS10:
- a CDS encoding cytidylyltransferase domain-containing protein, producing MTRTVAVIQARTGSNRLPGKVLKPLHDDVSLLSYQCRQLRNIEGVDELVIATTTNPDDDTVVALAEREGIRVFRGSEEDVLSRFLLVAEQTVAKTIIRITSDSPFRDPAVIARCVAEHRQHQAEYTRPSAGHLPKGLRAEVVETAVLRQLDEAAGTTARDREHVTVFIREHLDRFRCHTVDFPEPLHRPDLDVSVDTIEGLALVRALHAALVDRDWPVDTAHLCRLYDETNVLKAIVTDLAS from the coding sequence ATGACCCGAACCGTAGCCGTCATCCAGGCCCGCACCGGCTCAAACCGGCTGCCCGGCAAAGTCCTGAAGCCGCTCCACGACGACGTGTCGCTGCTCAGCTATCAGTGCCGCCAGCTTCGCAATATCGAGGGCGTCGACGAGCTGGTGATTGCCACCACCACCAATCCGGACGATGACACCGTTGTGGCGTTGGCCGAGCGCGAGGGCATCCGTGTTTTCCGCGGTTCCGAAGAGGATGTGCTGTCGCGCTTCCTGCTGGTCGCCGAGCAGACCGTGGCCAAGACCATCATCCGTATCACTTCCGACAGCCCGTTTCGCGACCCGGCGGTTATCGCGCGCTGCGTGGCTGAACACCGCCAACATCAGGCCGAATATACCCGCCCCAGCGCCGGACACCTGCCCAAGGGTTTGCGCGCCGAGGTCGTCGAGACCGCTGTCCTGCGCCAGCTGGACGAGGCGGCCGGGACGACCGCGCGCGACCGCGAGCATGTGACGGTCTTCATCCGAGAACACCTCGACCGCTTTCGCTGTCACACTGTCGATTTCCCGGAGCCGCTGCATCGCCCGGACCTCGATGTCTCGGTCGATACCATCGAGGGCCTGGCTCTGGTCCGCGCGCTTCATGCGGCACTGGTTGATCGCGACTGGCCCGTCGATACGGCGCATCTGTGCCGCCTCTACGACGAAACCAATGTTCTCAAAGCCATCGTCACAGACCTGGCGTCCTGA
- a CDS encoding N-acetylneuraminate synthase family protein, producing MTHIDVIAEIGSNHGGDLDQAKRYIEASAKAGADVVKFQTLTREGLIARFVKGADGTVTENPKFAAFGNAGLPDDWHAPLMTCAADNGVEFMSTPFSLDAVELMESLGVKRYKIASGDLTFTPLLEALGATGKRLILSTGASYLDEVTTAVTTLTRSGCPHLTALHCAASYPPAWEDLNLSAITTLQKTLGLPVGLSDHSPGAMAPIAAAALGAVVIEKHVTFDRATPGPDHPFAMEMDELAALIADLRNLEIALGDGDKKPAASEINRRRNLRRGRYDATTGKPDDHGTDWLRPQHAPDDRAEF from the coding sequence ATGACCCATATCGATGTCATTGCCGAAATCGGCTCCAATCACGGCGGCGATCTCGACCAGGCCAAACGCTATATCGAAGCCAGCGCCAAGGCCGGTGCCGATGTGGTCAAATTCCAGACGCTGACCCGCGAGGGCTTGATCGCCCGCTTCGTGAAGGGTGCCGACGGAACTGTCACTGAAAACCCGAAATTCGCCGCCTTCGGAAATGCCGGCCTGCCCGACGACTGGCATGCCCCGCTGATGACCTGTGCCGCGGACAATGGCGTCGAGTTCATGTCGACGCCCTTCTCGCTCGACGCCGTTGAGCTGATGGAGAGCCTCGGCGTCAAACGCTACAAGATCGCTTCGGGCGACCTGACCTTCACACCGCTTCTCGAAGCCCTGGGCGCGACCGGCAAGCGCCTGATCCTGTCCACCGGCGCCAGCTATCTCGACGAGGTGACCACCGCGGTCACCACCCTGACCCGCAGCGGCTGCCCGCATCTGACCGCCCTGCATTGCGCCGCAAGCTATCCGCCTGCCTGGGAGGATCTCAACCTGTCGGCCATCACGACGCTGCAGAAGACGCTGGGTCTGCCGGTTGGCCTGTCTGATCATTCACCCGGCGCCATGGCTCCGATCGCTGCGGCCGCCTTGGGCGCTGTGGTCATCGAAAAGCATGTCACCTTTGATCGCGCGACGCCGGGGCCGGACCATCCCTTCGCGATGGAAATGGACGAGCTGGCCGCCTTGATCGCCGATCTGCGCAATCTCGAGATCGCACTCGGTGATGGTGACAAGAAGCCGGCCGCCAGCGAGATCAACCGCCGCCGCAATCTGCGCCGGGGCCGCTATGACGCCACCACCGGCAAGCCGGATGATCACGGCACCGACTGGCTGCGCCCGCAACACGCTCCGGATGACCGGGCGGAATTCTGA
- a CDS encoding GIY-YIG nuclease family protein, with protein MARHPCVYILASQRNGTLYIGVTGNIAMRIMLHKEGKGSAFTRKYKVDRLVWYEFHQDFGFAIEREKRLKNWHRQWKINLIERTKPGWEDLFETIQMWAPIG; from the coding sequence ATGGCTCGCCATCCATGCGTCTACATCCTCGCCAGCCAGCGTAACGGCACCCTCTATATCGGTGTGACGGGCAATATCGCGATGCGGATCATGCTGCACAAGGAGGGCAAAGGCTCAGCCTTTACCCGGAAGTACAAGGTCGATCGCCTGGTCTGGTATGAGTTTCATCAGGACTTCGGCTTTGCGATCGAGCGCGAGAAACGACTCAAAAACTGGCACCGCCAGTGGAAGATCAATCTGATCGAGCGCACCAAACCCGGCTGGGAAGACCTTTTCGAGACCATCCAGATGTGGGCCCCGATCGGTTGA
- a CDS encoding cupin domain-containing protein, whose translation MNRTHNFYAFEWLTGKVADCDPNFPTTLYAWDGETLDLGNCDTAYFGFVQEGEAMLVTASGQFKLQAGMYFSANNALTVTGGRGIVMAREYHQAFFMIGGPVEPQGRLKYIDGCTDSLLVAPVKLGAPCLNLLYFPPGIDQTPHTHPSDRIGVVFSGRGECETPEGVIPLEPGVMFRIPFEGNHKFRTFDTEMRVIAYHPDSDFGPQDENHPMINRTMVDGVSASKIDAIRTQ comes from the coding sequence ATGAATCGGACCCACAACTTTTACGCCTTCGAATGGCTGACGGGGAAAGTGGCGGATTGCGATCCGAATTTTCCGACCACCCTGTACGCGTGGGACGGCGAGACGCTGGACCTTGGCAATTGCGACACGGCCTATTTCGGCTTCGTCCAGGAAGGCGAGGCGATGCTGGTGACAGCATCCGGACAGTTCAAACTCCAGGCGGGCATGTATTTTTCCGCCAATAATGCGCTCACCGTGACCGGTGGCCGCGGCATTGTGATGGCGCGCGAATACCACCAGGCCTTCTTCATGATCGGTGGGCCGGTCGAACCGCAAGGCCGCCTGAAATACATTGATGGCTGTACCGACAGCCTGCTGGTCGCGCCCGTGAAACTGGGGGCGCCCTGCCTCAACCTGCTCTACTTCCCGCCGGGTATCGACCAGACCCCGCACACCCACCCGTCCGACCGCATCGGCGTGGTCTTCTCCGGACGCGGCGAGTGCGAGACGCCGGAGGGCGTCATTCCGCTCGAGCCGGGCGTGATGTTCCGCATCCCCTTTGAGGGCAATCACAAATTCCGCACCTTCGACACCGAGATGCGGGTCATTGCCTATCACCCGGACAGTGATTTCGGCCCGCAGGACGAAAACCACCCGATGATCAATCGCACGATGGTCGATGGCGTCTCGGCGTCCAAGATCGACGCGATCCGGACCCAATAA
- a CDS encoding AAA family ATPase, with product MRFEGTDQYVADGELSAAVNAAVALERPLLVKGEPGTGKTELAKQVAQAMGMPLIEWHVKSTTKARQGLYEYDAVARLRDSQLGDDRVHDINNYIRKGKLWEAFAAPERSVLLIDEIDKADIEFPNDLLQELDRMEFHVYETGETIKAANRPVIIITSNNEKELPDAFLRRCFFHFIAFPDEATMRKIVEVHYPGLKGRLLSEALTLFYQIRDVPGVKKKPSTSELLDWLKLLLVEDIDASVLAERDPRKLIPPLHGALLKNEQDVMLFEKLSFMVRRPGGPGDGPRGPGAA from the coding sequence ATGCGCTTTGAAGGTACAGATCAGTATGTCGCTGATGGAGAACTGAGCGCCGCGGTCAACGCCGCGGTGGCTCTCGAGCGCCCGCTCCTCGTCAAGGGTGAGCCGGGTACGGGCAAGACAGAGCTGGCCAAGCAGGTCGCCCAGGCGATGGGCATGCCGCTGATAGAATGGCACGTCAAATCAACGACCAAGGCCCGCCAGGGGCTGTACGAGTATGACGCCGTCGCGCGCCTGCGCGACAGCCAGCTCGGCGATGACCGCGTCCACGACATCAACAACTACATCCGCAAGGGCAAGCTGTGGGAGGCCTTCGCCGCCCCCGAGCGCTCTGTCCTTCTGATCGACGAGATCGACAAGGCCGATATCGAATTCCCCAACGACCTCCTGCAGGAGCTCGACCGGATGGAATTCCACGTCTACGAGACCGGCGAGACCATCAAGGCAGCCAATCGGCCGGTCATCATCATCACCTCGAACAATGAAAAAGAACTGCCCGACGCCTTCCTGCGCCGCTGCTTCTTCCACTTCATCGCCTTCCCCGACGAAGCGACCATGCGCAAGATCGTCGAGGTCCATTATCCCGGCCTCAAGGGCCGCCTGCTGTCAGAAGCGCTGACCCTCTTCTACCAGATCCGCGATGTGCCCGGCGTCAAGAAGAAGCCCTCGACCTCGGAACTCCTGGACTGGCTGAAACTCCTCCTCGTCGAAGATATCGATGCCTCCGTCCTGGCCGAACGCGACCCGCGCAAGCTGATCCCGCCGCTGCACGGTGCCCTGCTGAAAAACGAGCAGGACGTCATGCTGTTCGAAAAGCTGTCCTTCATGGTGCGGCGTCCGGGTGGGCCGGGTGACGGTCCACGCGGGCCGGGCGCGGCTTAG
- a CDS encoding CatB-related O-acetyltransferase, with translation MTASSNTPAFDHPALNPMNPAPMPAAASMAYLKPLVADHPKVSAGDYSYIHSFDDPARFAETQLKYAFDFIEDRLEIGRFCSIAADASFVLNGGNHFADRLSSYPFPIFGCWGEPDPGPWPNKGGITIGHDVWIGWDAVIMPGVTIGHGAIIAAKSVITRDVAPYTIVGGNPGQVIRQRLPDADVERVLALAWWDWPVEAIRAASDALMKADIEALERLAP, from the coding sequence ATGACTGCTTCTTCCAACACGCCTGCGTTTGATCACCCTGCTCTCAACCCGATGAATCCGGCCCCCATGCCGGCCGCGGCATCGATGGCCTATCTCAAACCGCTGGTCGCCGATCATCCCAAGGTCTCGGCCGGCGATTACAGCTATATCCATTCCTTCGATGACCCGGCCCGTTTTGCCGAGACGCAGCTAAAATACGCCTTTGATTTCATCGAGGACCGTCTGGAAATCGGCAGATTCTGTTCGATCGCGGCGGATGCCAGCTTTGTGCTCAATGGCGGCAATCATTTTGCCGACCGGCTGTCGAGCTATCCCTTCCCGATCTTCGGTTGCTGGGGTGAGCCCGATCCCGGTCCCTGGCCGAACAAGGGCGGGATCACGATCGGCCATGATGTGTGGATCGGCTGGGACGCGGTGATCATGCCCGGTGTCACCATTGGCCACGGCGCCATCATCGCCGCCAAGTCCGTGATCACCCGCGATGTCGCGCCCTACACCATTGTCGGCGGAAATCCCGGACAGGTGATCCGCCAACGCCTGCCCGACGCCGATGTCGAGCGCGTTCTGGCGCTGGCCTGGTGGGACTGGCCGGTCGAGGCGATCCGCGCGGCGTCAGACGCCTTGATGAAGGCGGATATCGAGGCTCTGGAGCGATTGGCACCCTGA
- a CDS encoding parallel beta-helix domain-containing protein produces the protein MKTFKYLMIGASALVLTACGNSDTSRDLAEANVDYQATLMEQLIDAQPGDVIEIPAGVYSFDRSLSLNIDGVTIRGAGMDETILSFQDQIAGAEGLIVTANDFTLENLAIEDTIGDGLKVNGGENIIIRGVRVEWTNGYATENGAYGIYPVQTTNVLVEDTVAIGASDAGIYVGQSRNVIVRNSRAEYNVAGIEIENCIGADVYGNTATNNTGGILVFNMPNLPQPGYHTRVYDNDIFANNTENFGHAGTPVASVPAGSGVVINSNDQVEIFNNRISDNDTANIIISSLHSTGYSDYSVQTDFDPYPESIWIHDNTYSGGGTSPDGLDLTALKIAMFGLNGALPDVLFDGFVDDAKLVDGALPDALRICVSDPVDVLNADGPNGYASPSVDTEDFRCSLDSLSAVELAFAD, from the coding sequence ATGAAGACATTCAAGTATCTGATGATCGGGGCATCCGCGCTGGTTCTGACCGCCTGCGGCAATAGCGACACGTCACGCGACCTCGCTGAGGCCAATGTCGATTATCAGGCGACCCTGATGGAGCAATTGATCGATGCCCAGCCGGGTGACGTGATCGAGATCCCGGCAGGCGTGTACAGCTTCGACCGTTCGCTGAGCCTCAATATTGATGGCGTGACGATCCGCGGCGCCGGCATGGACGAGACCATTCTGAGCTTCCAGGACCAGATCGCCGGAGCAGAAGGCCTGATCGTCACCGCCAATGACTTCACCCTCGAAAACCTCGCCATTGAAGACACGATCGGTGACGGGCTGAAGGTGAATGGCGGCGAGAACATCATCATCCGCGGCGTCCGCGTCGAGTGGACCAATGGCTATGCCACCGAGAACGGTGCCTATGGCATCTATCCGGTGCAGACCACCAATGTGCTGGTCGAAGACACGGTTGCGATCGGCGCCTCGGATGCCGGCATCTATGTCGGCCAGTCGCGCAATGTGATCGTCCGCAACAGCCGGGCCGAATACAATGTCGCCGGCATCGAGATCGAGAACTGCATCGGCGCCGACGTCTACGGCAACACCGCCACCAACAATACCGGCGGCATCCTCGTCTTCAACATGCCGAACCTGCCGCAGCCGGGCTATCACACCCGCGTCTACGACAATGACATCTTCGCCAACAATACCGAGAATTTCGGCCATGCCGGCACCCCGGTCGCCAGCGTCCCGGCCGGTTCGGGCGTGGTCATCAACTCGAACGACCAGGTCGAGATCTTCAACAACCGGATCTCCGACAACGACACCGCCAACATCATCATCTCCAGCCTGCACTCGACCGGGTATTCCGATTACTCGGTGCAGACCGATTTCGATCCCTATCCGGAATCGATCTGGATCCATGACAACACCTATTCCGGTGGCGGCACCTCGCCGGACGGTCTCGACCTGACCGCGCTGAAGATCGCCATGTTCGGTCTCAATGGCGCCCTGCCGGACGTGTTGTTTGACGGTTTTGTCGACGATGCCAAGCTGGTCGACGGCGCTCTGCCCGACGCCCTGCGGATCTGTGTCAGCGATCCTGTCGACGTACTCAATGCCGACGGTCCGAATGGCTATGCCTCGCCGAGCGTCGATACCGAAGACTTCCGTTGCAGCCTCGACAGCCTGAGCGCCGTCGAACTCGCCTTCGCCGACTAA
- a CDS encoding SO2930 family diheme c-type cytochrome, producing the protein MTVFRGLILIAAAALAACSPNAPTAQFHSEDNPRLLSEWGQLGIVAGDLQLADGVVPYDLNTPLFTDYALKLRTIWMPSGETAAYRENDTLDFPVGTVITKTFYYPLADTPGQVTRGDGHSLTRADGSLDLSRVQLIETRILVHREAGWEALPYRWNDDQTEAVLLRYGDVVPMTVAEADGGASTFNYVMPDVNQCASCHAPDSNTRQIAPIGPKPRHLNRDFDYPDGTANQLEYLTEVGYLTGAPVPADAPRNADWEDLEASLEARARAYLDANCSHCHSPVGPADTSGLNLQPDIAHGPALGICKLPIAAGSGTGDRRFDIFPGRPDESILLFRLDNVEPDQMMPEVGRSTNHVEGIELIRAWIESLPGDCG; encoded by the coding sequence GTGACCGTGTTTCGTGGACTGATACTGATCGCCGCCGCCGCTCTCGCGGCCTGTTCACCGAACGCACCAACGGCGCAATTCCATAGCGAAGACAATCCCCGGCTGCTCTCCGAATGGGGGCAGCTGGGTATTGTCGCCGGCGACCTGCAATTGGCCGACGGGGTCGTGCCCTACGACCTCAACACACCGCTCTTCACCGACTATGCGCTGAAGCTCCGGACCATCTGGATGCCAAGCGGCGAAACCGCAGCCTACCGCGAGAATGACACGCTCGACTTCCCGGTCGGCACCGTCATCACCAAGACTTTCTACTATCCCCTTGCTGACACGCCCGGCCAGGTCACCCGCGGCGATGGCCACAGCCTGACCCGCGCCGACGGCAGCCTGGACCTGTCCCGTGTGCAACTGATCGAGACCCGCATCCTGGTTCACCGTGAAGCCGGCTGGGAGGCCCTTCCCTATCGCTGGAATGATGACCAGACAGAGGCCGTGCTCCTGCGCTATGGCGACGTCGTGCCGATGACTGTAGCCGAGGCCGATGGCGGCGCTTCGACTTTCAATTATGTCATGCCGGATGTGAACCAGTGCGCCAGCTGCCATGCCCCGGACTCAAATACCCGCCAGATCGCTCCGATCGGTCCGAAACCGCGCCATCTGAACCGCGACTTCGACTATCCGGACGGCACCGCAAATCAGCTCGAATATCTGACCGAGGTCGGCTACCTCACCGGCGCGCCCGTGCCTGCCGACGCGCCGCGCAATGCGGACTGGGAAGACCTGGAAGCGAGCCTGGAAGCGAGGGCCCGCGCCTATCTCGATGCCAATTGCTCACACTGCCACAGCCCGGTGGGACCGGCCGATACGTCCGGGCTGAACCTTCAACCGGATATCGCGCACGGCCCGGCACTGGGCATCTGCAAATTGCCGATCGCGGCCGGGTCAGGCACCGGGGACCGTCGGTTCGACATCTTCCCGGGGCGTCCGGACGAGTCGATCCTGCTGTTCCGCCTCGATAATGTTGAGCCGGACCAGATGATGCCGGAGGTCGGGCGCTCGACCAATCATGTCGAAGGCATCGAACTGATCCGCGCCTGGATCGAAAGCCTGCCCGGCGATTGCGGCTGA